The Candidatus Flexicrinis proximus genome includes a window with the following:
- a CDS encoding cysteine desulfurase: protein MSYDIEAVRRDFPILQVERRPGVPLVYLDNGASSQKPDSVIDSISNYYRRTHSNVHRGIHMLSEAATEAYENARKKVQRFINAGSRREIVFTRGTTESINLVAQSWGRANLKPGDVVLSTVMEHHANIVPWQILAQERGFTLRYLSVLPDGTLDMAEYESLLESQPVKLVLVTQCSNVLATVNPIASMAWMAHSAGALILVDGAQSIPHMPVNVQELDADFLAFSGHKMLGPTGIGVLYARRHLLDAMPPWMGGGDMISTVTLQGSTWNQPPYKFEAGTPSIAEAIALGVAVDYLTGLGMANIEEYTTRLAEYARSRLREIPQVTIFGDAPVRGSLVSFTIDGIHAHDAAQLLDLDGVAVRAGHHCAMPLHQWLNVSATVRASFYLYNTYSEVDILHDSVCRAIGKFSL, encoded by the coding sequence ATGTCGTATGACATCGAAGCGGTACGGCGGGATTTCCCGATCTTACAGGTTGAGCGTCGCCCCGGTGTTCCGCTCGTCTACCTTGACAACGGGGCATCGAGCCAGAAACCGGACTCGGTGATCGACTCCATCAGTAATTACTATCGGCGCACCCATTCCAACGTGCATCGCGGCATCCACATGCTCAGCGAGGCCGCCACGGAGGCGTACGAGAACGCCCGCAAAAAGGTTCAGCGCTTCATCAATGCCGGCAGTCGCCGCGAAATCGTCTTCACGCGGGGCACGACCGAAAGCATAAATCTCGTCGCGCAATCGTGGGGCCGCGCCAACCTGAAGCCCGGTGACGTCGTGCTCTCCACCGTGATGGAGCATCATGCCAATATCGTCCCCTGGCAGATCCTCGCCCAGGAGCGCGGTTTCACGCTGCGCTATCTGTCGGTACTGCCTGATGGGACTCTCGACATGGCCGAGTATGAGTCTCTGCTGGAATCGCAGCCGGTTAAGCTCGTCCTCGTCACCCAATGCTCAAACGTGCTCGCGACTGTCAATCCAATCGCTTCAATGGCCTGGATGGCGCACTCTGCCGGCGCGCTGATCCTGGTCGATGGCGCTCAGAGCATCCCGCACATGCCGGTAAACGTCCAGGAACTTGACGCTGATTTCCTGGCCTTTAGCGGCCACAAGATGCTCGGGCCGACCGGCATTGGCGTGCTCTATGCCCGCCGCCATCTCCTCGATGCCATGCCGCCCTGGATGGGGGGCGGGGACATGATCAGCACCGTCACGCTTCAAGGCAGCACCTGGAATCAGCCGCCCTACAAGTTTGAAGCCGGCACCCCGAGCATCGCCGAGGCCATCGCCTTGGGCGTGGCGGTCGACTACCTGACGGGCCTGGGGATGGCTAACATCGAGGAGTACACCACGCGCCTCGCCGAATACGCCCGTTCGCGCCTGCGTGAAATCCCGCAGGTCACCATCTTCGGGGATGCCCCCGTCCGTGGCAGCCTGGTCTCGTTCACCATCGACGGCATTCACGCCCATGACGCTGCCCAACTGCTCGACCTCGACGGCGTTGCCGTGCGGGCCGGTCACCACTGCGCCATGCCGCTGCATCAATGGCTGAACGTCTCGGCCACGGTTCGCGCCAGTTTCTATCTCTACAATACATACTCCGAGGTCGACATACTGCATGACAGTGTGTGCCGGGCCATCGGCAAGTTTTCGCTGTGA
- the moaA gene encoding GTP 3',8-cyclase MoaA — protein MTSGPLTDRFNRPLRDLRISVTDRCNFRCSYCMPEEVFGERYQFLQREKLLTFEEIARLTGLIVQQGAVKLRLTGGEPLMRQQFERLVAILAAIDGVEDLAMTTNAYFLPEKARLLKDAGLQRITVSLDSLDNDTFRSMNGGRADVDQVLRGIDAAVEAGFAPIKINAVVKRGVNDHTIVEMARYARDHGHLLRFIEYMDVGTLNGWRMDHVVTAKEIVQAIHAELPLEPLPRNYDAETALRFRYQDGGGEIGVIASVTRPFCGDCSRLRLSPEGQIYTCLFATQGTDLKTPMRAGASDAELLDIVARTWQQRDDRYSEHRGEGSQPERIQMYYIGG, from the coding sequence ATGACCAGTGGTCCACTGACTGACCGCTTCAACCGGCCCCTGCGCGACTTACGGATTTCCGTGACCGACCGCTGTAATTTCCGCTGCTCATACTGCATGCCGGAAGAGGTATTCGGTGAGCGTTATCAGTTCCTCCAGCGTGAAAAACTGCTCACGTTTGAGGAGATCGCGCGTTTGACCGGCCTGATCGTTCAGCAGGGTGCGGTGAAACTTCGTCTCACCGGTGGCGAACCGCTGATGCGTCAGCAGTTTGAACGGTTAGTGGCGATCCTGGCCGCGATCGACGGGGTTGAAGACCTCGCCATGACCACCAACGCCTATTTCCTGCCGGAAAAGGCTCGCCTACTCAAAGATGCTGGCCTGCAGCGTATTACCGTCAGCCTCGACAGCCTCGATAACGACACCTTCCGCTCGATGAACGGCGGTCGCGCCGATGTCGACCAGGTGCTCCGTGGCATCGATGCGGCCGTCGAAGCCGGCTTCGCGCCCATCAAAATCAACGCCGTGGTCAAGCGCGGGGTCAACGACCACACCATTGTCGAGATGGCGCGCTATGCCCGTGATCACGGCCACTTGCTGCGCTTCATCGAGTACATGGATGTCGGGACGCTCAACGGCTGGCGCATGGATCACGTCGTCACGGCCAAAGAGATCGTCCAGGCCATCCACGCCGAACTTCCGCTGGAACCTCTCCCTCGCAACTATGACGCCGAAACCGCCCTCCGCTTCCGCTATCAGGACGGCGGCGGCGAAATCGGCGTAATTGCCTCCGTCACACGTCCCTTCTGCGGCGATTGTTCGCGCCTCCGCCTGTCGCCCGAAGGCCAGATTTATACCTGTCTGTTCGCTACCCAGGGCACCGACCTTAAGACTCCCATGCGCGCCGGCGCTTCCGATGCCGAATTGCTCGACATCGTCGCCAGGACTTGGCAGCAGCGCGACGACCGCTACTCCGAGCACCGCGGAGAAGGCAGCCAGCCGGAGCGCATCCAGATGTACTACATCGGCGGATAG
- the urtA gene encoding urea ABC transporter substrate-binding protein has protein sequence MVRLSALSKRTLFVMLLLALVVAAVPAAAQEEPIKVGILHSLSGTMSISETTVRDSTLMAIEEINAAGGIMGRMIEPIVEDGASDWPTFAEKARKLLLEDGVAVVFGGWTSASRKAMLPVFEENNGLLFYPVQYEGLEQSPNIVYTGATTNQQIVPAVEYLLAEGYTKFYLLGSDYVFPRTSNTIIRAQLAAAGLEPVGEEYVALGGTEFSTILLNIQSAAPDVIFNTLNGDSNVAFYNQFADMGYTADTLQTMSVSIAEEEVGSIGIENIVGHLVAWNYYQTVESDTNAAFVEAFKAKYGEDRVTSDPMEAGYFGVYLWKAAVEAAGSTEVDAVRAAIATGEITAEAPEGTVVLHGPTQHTVKPVRIGQIREDGLIDAISETEPVIPDPYLCTYEWAAELPKPEGICDIFLTGG, from the coding sequence ATGGTACGTCTGTCCGCACTGTCAAAACGCACGTTGTTCGTCATGCTGTTACTCGCACTGGTTGTTGCGGCGGTTCCCGCGGCGGCCCAAGAAGAGCCGATCAAAGTCGGTATCCTGCATTCCTTGAGCGGCACAATGTCGATCAGCGAGACCACCGTTCGAGACTCAACCCTCATGGCGATCGAAGAAATCAACGCGGCCGGCGGCATCATGGGCCGCATGATCGAGCCGATTGTTGAAGACGGCGCCAGCGATTGGCCGACTTTCGCCGAAAAGGCACGCAAGCTCCTGCTCGAAGATGGCGTCGCCGTTGTCTTTGGCGGATGGACCAGCGCCAGCCGCAAGGCCATGCTGCCGGTCTTCGAGGAGAACAACGGTCTCCTGTTCTACCCGGTCCAGTACGAAGGTCTTGAGCAGTCGCCCAATATCGTCTACACCGGCGCGACCACCAACCAGCAGATTGTCCCCGCGGTCGAATACCTGCTGGCCGAAGGCTATACCAAGTTCTATCTCCTCGGTTCGGACTATGTGTTCCCGCGTACCTCGAACACTATCATCCGCGCTCAACTCGCCGCCGCGGGCCTGGAGCCGGTCGGCGAAGAATACGTTGCGCTGGGCGGCACCGAGTTCAGCACCATCCTCCTCAACATCCAGTCCGCCGCGCCTGACGTCATCTTCAATACCCTCAACGGGGATAGCAACGTCGCCTTCTATAACCAGTTTGCCGATATGGGCTACACCGCCGACACCCTCCAGACCATGTCGGTCAGCATCGCCGAAGAAGAAGTCGGCAGCATCGGTATCGAGAACATCGTCGGCCACCTGGTCGCCTGGAACTACTACCAGACCGTCGAAAGCGACACCAACGCCGCCTTCGTCGAGGCCTTCAAAGCCAAGTACGGTGAAGACCGTGTGACAAGCGATCCGATGGAAGCCGGTTATTTCGGTGTCTATCTCTGGAAGGCCGCTGTCGAGGCCGCCGGTTCGACTGAAGTCGATGCCGTCCGCGCCGCCATCGCCACTGGCGAGATCACCGCCGAAGCTCCCGAAGGCACTGTCGTGCTTCACGGCCCGACTCAGCACACCGTCAAGCCCGTGCGTATCGGCCAGATCCGCGAAGACGGCCTGATTGATGCCATCTCCGAAACCGAGCCGGTGATCCCTGACCCCTATCTCTGCACCTACGAATGGGCGGCCGAACTGCCCAAGCCCGAAGGCATCTGCGACATCTTCCTGACCGGCGGGTAA
- the urtC gene encoding urea ABC transporter permease subunit UrtC has protein sequence MVAVGLDMLWGYTGMLSLGQGLFFSLGAYCFALYLNLETAGAKLPEFMGLYGVTELPFFWQPFYSPIFAAVAAVILPMLIAGGIGFMIFRSRIQGVYFSIITQALTAIFALLLIGQQQVINGTNGITEMRTIFGARLAEPNTKVALYLATVVALGAVYLGCRAVIRSRFGRLLIAVRDDENRVRFMGYNPVLIKTLVFMLSAGIAGLAGILLVPQLGIISPKQLDIAASIEIVIWVAVGGRGALIGAILGALLVNTGTSTISTSYPDIWQLIMGGLFVGVVLLFPKGIVGSSTDALRWLRLDRRKAVVRLQDAPTIDVDAALISEGGNR, from the coding sequence ATGGTCGCGGTCGGCCTCGACATGCTCTGGGGATACACCGGCATGCTCAGCCTCGGTCAGGGACTGTTCTTCTCGCTTGGCGCCTACTGCTTCGCCCTCTACCTCAACCTGGAGACGGCCGGCGCCAAACTCCCCGAATTCATGGGCTTGTACGGCGTAACCGAGCTGCCGTTCTTCTGGCAGCCATTCTATTCGCCAATCTTCGCGGCAGTCGCTGCGGTCATCCTGCCCATGCTCATCGCCGGCGGTATCGGCTTTATGATCTTCCGCAGCCGTATTCAGGGCGTCTATTTCTCGATCATCACCCAGGCGCTGACCGCCATTTTCGCCTTGCTTCTGATCGGCCAGCAGCAGGTGATTAACGGCACCAACGGCATCACTGAGATGCGCACGATCTTCGGTGCGCGCCTGGCTGAACCCAATACCAAGGTGGCGCTCTACCTCGCGACCGTCGTCGCGCTGGGTGCTGTCTACCTTGGCTGCCGCGCTGTGATCCGCTCGCGCTTCGGCCGTCTGCTGATCGCCGTGCGTGACGACGAAAACCGTGTGCGCTTCATGGGCTATAACCCCGTGCTGATCAAGACGCTGGTCTTCATGCTCTCCGCGGGGATCGCCGGTCTTGCGGGCATTCTGCTCGTCCCGCAGTTAGGCATCATCTCGCCCAAGCAGCTTGATATCGCCGCATCCATCGAGATCGTGATTTGGGTTGCCGTTGGCGGGCGGGGCGCGCTGATCGGCGCGATTCTGGGCGCGCTGCTGGTCAATACCGGCACGAGCACCATCAGCACCTCTTACCCCGACATCTGGCAGTTAATCATGGGCGGGCTGTTCGTTGGCGTCGTGCTTCTATTCCCCAAAGGCATTGTCGGCTCGTCCACCGATGCGCTGCGCTGGCTCCGGCTCGACCGCCGAAAGGCCGTCGTGCGTCTTCAGGACGCGCCAACCATCGACGTTGACGCAGCCCTGATCAGCGAAGGGGGCAACCGGTGA
- the urtD gene encoding urea ABC transporter ATP-binding protein UrtD: MSNKILDVQGVTVSFDGFKVLDNLDFSIDRGELRFLIGPNGAGKSTLLDIITAKTRADKGKVTFDGNINVGRVTEHHLVRHGIGRKFQTPSVFGSLSVFENLEVAIGFMSPILQLGGQLSAPQRAAVEQTLETINLQDLRHTQAGILAHGQKQWLEIGMLLIQEPKLLLLDEPVAGMTRRERDYTGELLHKIAADRSILVVEHDMVFVRQFASTVTVLHMGKLLRQGPVEAIQADPEVIEVYLGRSHQRPAA; this comes from the coding sequence GTGAGCAACAAGATCCTCGATGTCCAAGGCGTAACCGTCAGCTTCGACGGCTTCAAGGTGCTGGACAATCTCGACTTTTCGATTGATCGCGGTGAACTGCGCTTTCTGATCGGGCCGAACGGCGCCGGAAAATCGACCCTCCTCGATATTATCACTGCCAAGACCCGCGCCGATAAAGGCAAAGTCACCTTTGACGGAAATATCAACGTCGGACGCGTCACCGAACACCATCTTGTGCGCCACGGGATTGGGCGCAAATTCCAGACTCCGTCGGTCTTTGGAAGCCTGTCCGTCTTTGAAAACCTCGAAGTCGCCATCGGGTTTATGAGCCCGATCCTCCAGCTCGGCGGCCAGCTTTCCGCCCCCCAGCGCGCCGCCGTCGAGCAAACGCTGGAGACCATTAACCTCCAGGATCTGCGCCACACCCAGGCCGGTATCCTCGCCCACGGTCAGAAACAGTGGCTCGAAATCGGCATGCTCCTCATCCAGGAGCCCAAGCTCCTCTTGTTGGATGAGCCGGTGGCCGGGATGACCCGCCGCGAACGTGACTACACCGGCGAACTTCTGCACAAAATCGCCGCCGACCGTTCGATCCTCGTCGTCGAGCATGATATGGTCTTTGTCCGCCAGTTCGCTTCCACCGTCACCGTGCTGCACATGGGGAAACTGCTCCGCCAGGGGCCGGTCGAAGCGATTCAGGCCGACCCCGAAGTGATCGAAGTCTATCTCGGCCGCAGTCACCAGCGCCCCGCAGCGTGA
- a CDS encoding carbohydrate ABC transporter substrate-binding protein: MNFRKYVGIALLIVAVVGLFSVAAAQDAPSGDLEIFSWWAGGGEAAGLEALIARFSEMYPGVNIINSAVSGGSGVNARAVLATRLQADDPPGTFQVHAGSALNDLWVAADKMESLNFIYEANGWLEQYPQGLLDLISADGEIYAVPVNIHRSNVMWYIPANLEEWGVTVPASWEEFLTDTCPTLQAAGVVPLSVGLTWTQMHLWESVALAELGPEAYAGLWTGDTAWDSEEVAGVFDTYSQVLACTNDDRDAIDWQPATLMVVEGEAAFNVMGDWAAGYLLELGLEPETGFGWVASPGTEGSFMMLSDAFGLPKGAPNRDAVVAWLTFLGSAEAQDIFNPLKGSLPANLTADLSNTELYNAYFQSAAADWSSNAIVGSLAHEAVGAGEFQNGFAELIAQLGAGCEPATAAAVAVELAAETLAE, translated from the coding sequence ATGAATTTCCGTAAGTATGTTGGGATTGCACTCCTGATTGTGGCCGTCGTCGGGCTCTTCTCCGTCGCCGCCGCGCAGGATGCTCCATCCGGCGATCTCGAGATCTTCTCGTGGTGGGCGGGTGGTGGCGAAGCGGCTGGGCTTGAAGCCCTGATCGCTCGTTTCTCGGAAATGTATCCCGGTGTCAACATCATTAACTCGGCCGTCTCTGGCGGCTCTGGCGTGAACGCGCGTGCCGTCTTGGCAACCCGCCTTCAGGCTGACGATCCTCCGGGCACTTTCCAGGTCCATGCCGGTTCGGCCCTCAATGACCTGTGGGTCGCCGCCGACAAGATGGAATCGCTCAATTTCATTTACGAAGCCAACGGTTGGTTGGAGCAGTATCCGCAGGGTCTGCTCGACCTCATCAGCGCCGACGGCGAGATCTATGCCGTTCCTGTGAATATCCACCGTTCGAACGTCATGTGGTACATCCCCGCCAATCTCGAAGAATGGGGCGTCACCGTCCCGGCCTCCTGGGAAGAATTCCTGACAGACACCTGCCCGACCCTCCAGGCCGCTGGCGTCGTGCCCCTCTCGGTCGGTCTGACGTGGACTCAGATGCACCTGTGGGAATCCGTTGCTCTGGCCGAGCTGGGCCCCGAAGCCTATGCCGGTCTGTGGACAGGTGATACGGCGTGGGACAGCGAAGAGGTTGCCGGTGTGTTCGACACCTATTCGCAGGTTCTCGCCTGCACCAATGACGACCGCGATGCCATCGACTGGCAGCCGGCAACCCTGATGGTTGTTGAGGGCGAAGCCGCCTTCAACGTCATGGGCGACTGGGCAGCGGGTTACCTGCTCGAACTCGGCCTCGAGCCTGAGACTGGCTTCGGCTGGGTCGCAAGCCCCGGCACTGAAGGCTCGTTCATGATGTTGTCGGATGCCTTCGGCCTGCCCAAGGGCGCGCCGAATCGCGATGCTGTCGTCGCGTGGCTGACCTTCCTCGGTTCTGCCGAGGCGCAGGACATCTTCAATCCGCTCAAGGGCTCGCTCCCCGCGAACCTCACCGCGGATCTCAGCAATACCGAACTCTACAATGCCTACTTCCAGAGTGCCGCCGCCGACTGGTCGAGCAATGCCATTGTCGGTAGTCTGGCGCACGAAGCAGTGGGCGCCGGTGAATTCCAGAACGGTTTTGCCGAATTGATCGCTCAGTTGGGCGCCGGTTGTGAACCGGCGACTGCTGCGGCTGTCGCGGTTGAACTGGCTGCCGAAACGCTGGCCGAATAA
- a CDS encoding sugar ABC transporter permease: MARFPFRLSGHQQAVLVLIPSVIVLAIFVYGFIGWTAYTSLTDAKLSSGPGDFIGLKNYTDLLTGLRFERFRTDMVNTVFFTAMFIGLCLGVGLLLAVLLDQKVVGEGVFRTIYLFPMALSFIVTGVVWKWLYHPTKGLNALPTLIGQPAGEFKWFISQEQWLQFSWQDLGVIYIPAFVLIVDAIMAFILIRWNRRGGQMPRFAVAGVLLLNTWVLLNGPRDLTTLRLPETHGFNLALIAVVLAASWQMSGYTMAMYLAGLRGIPDDLREAARVDGASEWQIYRYVILPLLQPITLSAMIILGHISLKIFDLIVGMGGFDNPYIDMPGVNMFVTAFRGDSTGRGAAIAMVLLVMVAFVIVPYLRSALRSETEL, from the coding sequence ATGGCTCGCTTTCCTTTCCGCCTAAGTGGTCATCAGCAGGCCGTTTTAGTACTTATTCCTTCTGTTATCGTGCTGGCGATTTTTGTCTATGGCTTCATCGGCTGGACGGCCTATACCTCGCTCACCGATGCCAAGCTCTCGAGCGGCCCCGGTGACTTTATCGGCCTCAAGAATTACACCGACCTGCTGACTGGCCTCCGCTTCGAGCGTTTTCGTACCGACATGGTCAACACCGTCTTCTTCACCGCCATGTTCATCGGTCTGTGTCTGGGGGTCGGCCTGCTGCTTGCCGTATTGCTCGACCAGAAAGTTGTTGGCGAAGGCGTCTTCCGCACCATCTACTTATTTCCGATGGCGCTCTCCTTTATCGTCACCGGTGTGGTCTGGAAATGGCTGTATCACCCCACAAAAGGGTTAAACGCCCTTCCCACCCTCATCGGTCAGCCCGCCGGAGAGTTCAAATGGTTCATCAGTCAGGAACAATGGCTCCAGTTTAGCTGGCAGGACCTCGGCGTCATCTACATCCCGGCCTTCGTCCTGATCGTCGATGCGATCATGGCCTTCATTCTCATCCGCTGGAATCGCCGTGGCGGACAGATGCCTCGTTTCGCGGTTGCCGGCGTCCTGCTCCTGAATACCTGGGTGCTCTTGAACGGCCCGCGGGACTTGACGACGCTCAGGCTGCCGGAGACTCACGGCTTCAACCTCGCGCTTATTGCTGTCGTCCTCGCCGCAAGCTGGCAGATGTCCGGCTATACCATGGCCATGTATCTGGCTGGCCTGCGCGGCATCCCGGATGACCTGCGCGAGGCCGCCCGCGTCGATGGCGCGAGTGAATGGCAGATTTACCGCTATGTGATTCTTCCGCTCCTCCAGCCCATCACGCTCAGCGCCATGATCATTCTCGGCCACATCTCCCTCAAGATTTTCGACCTCATCGTCGGCATGGGCGGCTTCGATAACCCCTATATCGACATGCCTGGCGTCAATATGTTCGTCACGGCTTTCCGTGGCGACTCGACCGGTCGCGGTGCGGCCATCGCTATGGTGCTGCTCGTCATGGTTGCCTTCGTCATCGTGCCTTATCTGCGCTCGGCGCTCCGATCGGAGACTGAACTATGA